The Nocardia sp. NBC_01503 sequence TTGCGGACCAGCTGGTACTCGTCGAGATCATCGCTGATGGCCTCGTAGATACGCGGCATGAGCGTGGTCTCGATGAACCGCTCCATGGTGGCGCGGGTGAGATCCTGCTTATCCGAGAAGTACCGGTAGAGCACGGTTTTGGAGACGCCGATCTCGGCGGCGATCTCATCCATGCCGGCGTCCCCGCCGCGCGCGCGAATGGCCGCGAGGGTGCCGTCGACGAGCTCTTCCCGGCGGTCGATCTTGTGTTGCTGCCAGCGCCGCTTACGACCGTCCTCGCGACCCGGTCGAGTGGTGGCGTCGACGGCTCTTTGGGTGGACAGCGTGACTCCCTGGTTCGTTCTGTGGGCTGGGCCTAATCAGCTTAAGCCTCGCATGTCCCGGATCGCCGATGTTCGGGACCGGCCCGGTGCCGACGACCAACTTCCGGGAAGCAGCAGAATGGAACATATGGAGCAACCTGCCGGCAGTGCCGGGGTCCTGGAAACCAGCGGGCGTGCGTCGCAGCCCGCCCCCGCGCCGGGTGGAGCCTTCGCCGATCTGCTCGGCGATGAAGGCAAGGCCAAAGACCTCTGGCGGATGAAGGCCATAGCCACCGCGTTCCTGGCGGCGGCGACGGTGATCTACCTGTTCTGCCGCTGGACCGAATCACGCGGTGCGGGCGGTGACTGGGTCGGCTATGTGCGGGCCGCGTCCGAGGCGGGCATGGTCGGCGCGCTCGCCGACTGGTTCGCGGTGACGGCGCTGTTCCGGCATCCGCTCGGCCTGCCGATTCCGCACACCGCCATCATCCGGAAGAAGAAGGATCAACTCGGCGCGGGTCTCGGTGATTTCGTGCGCACCAATTTCCTCTCACCCGATGTGGTGGTGACGAAATTGAACTCCGCGCAGATCTCCTTCCGGCTCGGCCGCTGGATGGCCGATCCGGCACACGCCGAACGCGTGGCCGAGGAGAGCGCCACCATTCTCAACGCGGTCATCGGTGTGCTGCGCGATGAGGATGTCGAGCAGATCATCGATCAGACGATCGTGAAGCGGGTGGCCGAACCGCTCTGGGGTCCACCGCTGGGCAAGGTGCTCAAGGAGCTGATCGCCGACAATCGCCAGGCCCCGCTGCTGGATCTGCTAGCCGAGCGCGCACACCAGTGGGCCCTGGATTCGCAGGAGACCATCGATCGCATCGTGAACCGGGACGCACCCTCGTGGGCGCCCAAGTTCGTGAATTCACTGCTCGCCGAACGTATCTACCGCGAGTTGGTGGAGTTCACCTGGAAGGTCCGCACCCAGCCCGAGCATGAGGTCCGGCAGGCCGCGAATCGCTTCCTGGAGGATTTCGCGCACGATCTGCAGTTCGACGACGCCATGATCAAGAAGGCGGAGCGGGTCAAATCCGAACTCATGGGCCGCGAGGAGATCACCGGTCTGGCGCATGCGACCTGGCGCGCCGCCAAGCGGATGATTCTGGAGTCCGCCGAGGATCCGAACTCCACGCTGCGCCGCAAGGTGGCCGAGAACGTGCGGAACCTGGGGGAGCGGCTGTCGGCCGATGAGGGCATGCGTGCCAAAGTGGACGGGTGGCTGGAGCGTGGCGTGCGCTATCTGGTCCTGAACTACGGTGACGAATTCGCCACTCTGGTCAGCGATACCGTTGCCCGGTGGGATGCCGACGAAGCCAGTCGCAAGATCGAATTGGCGGCCGGGCGTGATCTGCAATTCATCCGCATCAATGGCACGGTGGTCGGTTCGCTGGCCGGGCTGGCGATCTACGCCGTTTCAAATTTGCTGTTCCATGGCTGATTCCGGTACCGCCGGACGTTTGCCGCAATGGTGCTAGCAGAGCGCTTGCAAGAGTTAGCACCCCCCTTTAGAATTGACCGCACAACCGCCGGAAGGTCAGTGATGACACACGATCCCGAGGTTCCCGAATCGATCGACGGCACACAGGCGGAGACGTCCGCCGCCGACGAACGAGCGGGCCGCGTAGCCAACGCGGCGCACGACATCGGGGGCTTCATCCGCGCGCAGCGCGAGGCCGCTCAGGTCTCGTTGCGCCAGCTGGCCCAACTGGCGGGGGTGAGCAATCCGTATCTCAGTCAGATCGAGCGCGGACTGCGTAACCCGTCCGCCGAGGTACTCGCGCAGATCGCGAAGGGTCTGCGGGTCTCCTCGGAGGTCTTGTACATGCGGGCCGGGTACCTCGAACAGAGGCCGCACGGCCCGGTCCGGGACGCACTGCTCGCCGATACGGAGATCTCCGAGCGGCAGAAGCAGGTCCTCCTGGACATCTATGAATCGTTCCGCCGGGAAAACGCGGCGAACGAGGACAGAGGGGACGCGACGAACCACACGGGGGGCGTTCCCGGGGGAAACAAGGGCAATGCCCTGAGGGACAACGAGGTTCCGAACGTTACTACCGAAGTTCCGCCACGCCAGGAGAACGAGACATCATGACTGAACCCACCATCACCGCCACCGTGACCAAGCCGCTCTACGCGACCGTCGGCGCGGGCGACGCCATCTACGCGTCGGTCCTGGACACCATCGAGAAGGTCCGCACCCGCGCCGCTTCCGCCGATGTGACCGGACGCGTCGAAGAGGCCCGCGAGCGTTTCGCGAACCTGCCCGCCGATGCCAAGGAGCAGGTCGAGGTCGTGCGTCAGCGCCTGGCCGCGCTGCCGTCCGAGCTGCCGGAGGACCTGGCCGGACTGCGTGAGAAGACCACCCCCGAGGAGCTGCGCAAGCTCGTCGACCAGTACTACCACCAGCTGCTCGACCTCTACACCGACCTGGCCGCGCGCGGCGAGGAGACCGTCGAGAAGCTCAAGACCGGCAACCCGGCCTTCGAGGAGCGTTTCGAGCAGGTCGAGACCCTCTACGCCGATCTGGTCAGTCAGGCCCAGGACGTGATCGGCAAGGTCTCCGATCAGGTCGCCCCGCTGCTGGGCGGCGCCAAGGAAGAGGTCGCCGAGGTCGCGGACACCGTCGAGGCCGAGGTCGTCGCCGTGACCACCGAGTCCGAGCCCGCCCCGGTGGCCGAGGCCGCCCCGGCTCCGGCCAAGAAGGCGCCCGCCAAGAAGGCCCCGGCCAAGAAGGCCGCGCCCGCCGCCAAGAAGTAGTTCCGCGGCACGCGAAACAACCTGCGGCCCTCGCGCATTCGATGTGCGGGGGCCGCGTTCGCCGGTACGGGCGCGAGTCCGGCCGCGAGTGCCGCGAATGGGCGGGGTTGTCCTCGTATGATGGGTCGGGTGATGGGAATTCCCGGATTCATTCTGTCTGCGCTATTGCTGCTCGAGTTCGGCATGGTGGTGTTCGCGCTCGTGCATGCCCTGCGGCAGCGGCCGGACGCGTTCCCGGCGGTGGACAAGCTGACCAAACCGGTGTGGCTGGCCATTCTTGTGGCCTCGCTCGGTGCGCTGCTGTTGATCAGGAACCCGGTCAATTTCCTCTGCCTCGCCGCGGTGATCGCCACCGGCGTATATCTCGCGGATGTGCGGCCCAAGGTGGACGAGGTGCAGCGCGGACCGCGCTGGTAGTGCCGCGGTAAGCGACTGTTCGGTCGTCGTCCCTGCTCAGGGGCGGCGGCCGATTTTTTTCGCCAGATTCGGGTGAGTGCTTGCACTGGCTAGCACGCTCCGGCAGAGTTACTGTATCGAGCAGTAACACAAAGGAGTGTGTCACCCATGCGAGCAATGCTGCGAGCGCACCGGGCGAGCCTGCGGACCAAGACCTACGCCAACGCGGATCTGAATCCGCCCGCGGGTCCCTACGAGACCATCGAGGTCACCGGAACCGACGGCGCACGCCTGCGGGTACACGCCTACGGCCCCGCCGACGGCAACGTGCTGGTGCTGGTACACGGTTGGACCTGCTGCCTCGAATACTGGAATCCGCAGATCAACGCCTTCGCCGGTGAATACCGCGTGATCGCCTACGACGTACGCGGACACGGTGAGAGCGAAGAGGGCAGCGCCCCGCTCACCACCGACCTACTCGCCGACGATCTGCAGGCCGTACTGGAAGCCGCACTGCGGCCCGGTCAGCGCGCTGTTCTCGTCGGCCACAGCCTCGGCGGTATGACCGTGCAGGCCTGGGCCGGACGCCATTCCGGTCAGGTCGCCCAGCGCGCCGCGGCCGTCCTGCTCACCAATACCGCAGCGGGACAGCTCATTGCCGAGACCACGGTGGTGCCGTTCTTCAATCGCGGACCGCTGCGCCTGCCGTTCGCGGTGGGTCTGCTCGGGCTGAGCATGCCGATCCTGTTCCCCCTGGTGCATCCGGTGCGGTGGTTGTTCCGCCGGCAGATCATGAGCCTGGCCTCGGTCGGTGAGATCGCGACCTTCGCACAGAACATCGTGCGCTCCTGTCCGGCGCGCGTGCGCGGCCGTTTCGGCACGCTGCTCTCGCATCTGGATGTCGGGCGCGGTGCGGCGAAGCTGACCGTGCCGACCTCCTTGGTCGCGGGCTCGGCCGACGATATGACGCCGATCGTGCACACCGATCGCATTGCCGAAATGCTCCGGGAGACGGGCAGTCTCGACGGTTATCTGATTCTGCCGACCGGACATCTCGGGAATGTCGAGGCGTACCAGGAGTTCAATGGCGAACTCGCGCGAGTTGCCCGCTCCGCCTTCGGGATTCCCGCGGCGGTCGTCGGCGCGTAGGTGGGGTTTTCACACCCTGGGGTTCCTTACTTTGGGCAGTAAACCGGCCCAGGATGTGTTGTAGGTAACAGCGGATACCTCGTTCCGCCGCCCGAATGGCGAATGTGGACCCGGCGGAGGGGGTATCCCAGGAAAGCGGGGCCGCATTGCGACAGGATCGAAAAAACCTGCCGCTTGCTCTAGCAAGCACCATAGCTAGCGCGGTAGTGTGCCCTGGAACACAAAGGAGTGCTCATGCTGGTAAAGCTGCCTGAGGCAGGTGCGGACATGATGACCGCGCCTTTTCGCGCCGCACTGCGGTCCCGCACCTACGCGACCGAGACGCTGAATACCCCGCCTCCCGCGCAGGTCATCCCCGTCACCACCCGCGATGGCGCCAAGCTGCGCGTACACGCGTACGGCCCCGCCGACGGCGAGGTCATCGTGCTGGCGCACGGCTGGTCCTGCGCCATCGAATACTGGAATCCGCAGATCAACGCCTTCGCCGGCGAATACCGCGTGATCGCCTTCGATCAGCGCGGCCACGGCGAGAGTGAGAGCGGCGCCCGGACCTTCGGCGCCGAACAGCTCGCCGACGACTTCGCCGAGGTACTGGACGCGGTGCTGCGCCCGGGTCAACGCGCCACCCTGGTCGGGCACAGCATGGGCGGTATGACCATCCAGGCGTGGGCCCGGTACTACCCGGAGCAGGTCGCCGAGCGCGCG is a genomic window containing:
- a CDS encoding DUF2516 family protein, translating into MGRVMGIPGFILSALLLLEFGMVVFALVHALRQRPDAFPAVDKLTKPVWLAILVASLGALLLIRNPVNFLCLAAVIATGVYLADVRPKVDEVQRGPRW
- a CDS encoding heparin-binding hemagglutinin, which codes for MTEPTITATVTKPLYATVGAGDAIYASVLDTIEKVRTRAASADVTGRVEEARERFANLPADAKEQVEVVRQRLAALPSELPEDLAGLREKTTPEELRKLVDQYYHQLLDLYTDLAARGEETVEKLKTGNPAFEERFEQVETLYADLVSQAQDVIGKVSDQVAPLLGGAKEEVAEVADTVEAEVVAVTTESEPAPVAEAAPAPAKKAPAKKAPAKKAAPAAKK
- a CDS encoding alpha/beta fold hydrolase → MRAMLRAHRASLRTKTYANADLNPPAGPYETIEVTGTDGARLRVHAYGPADGNVLVLVHGWTCCLEYWNPQINAFAGEYRVIAYDVRGHGESEEGSAPLTTDLLADDLQAVLEAALRPGQRAVLVGHSLGGMTVQAWAGRHSGQVAQRAAAVLLTNTAAGQLIAETTVVPFFNRGPLRLPFAVGLLGLSMPILFPLVHPVRWLFRRQIMSLASVGEIATFAQNIVRSCPARVRGRFGTLLSHLDVGRGAAKLTVPTSLVAGSADDMTPIVHTDRIAEMLRETGSLDGYLILPTGHLGNVEAYQEFNGELARVARSAFGIPAAVVGA
- a CDS encoding helix-turn-helix domain-containing protein translates to MTHDPEVPESIDGTQAETSAADERAGRVANAAHDIGGFIRAQREAAQVSLRQLAQLAGVSNPYLSQIERGLRNPSAEVLAQIAKGLRVSSEVLYMRAGYLEQRPHGPVRDALLADTEISERQKQVLLDIYESFRRENAANEDRGDATNHTGGVPGGNKGNALRDNEVPNVTTEVPPRQENETS
- a CDS encoding DUF445 domain-containing protein → MEQPAGSAGVLETSGRASQPAPAPGGAFADLLGDEGKAKDLWRMKAIATAFLAAATVIYLFCRWTESRGAGGDWVGYVRAASEAGMVGALADWFAVTALFRHPLGLPIPHTAIIRKKKDQLGAGLGDFVRTNFLSPDVVVTKLNSAQISFRLGRWMADPAHAERVAEESATILNAVIGVLRDEDVEQIIDQTIVKRVAEPLWGPPLGKVLKELIADNRQAPLLDLLAERAHQWALDSQETIDRIVNRDAPSWAPKFVNSLLAERIYRELVEFTWKVRTQPEHEVRQAANRFLEDFAHDLQFDDAMIKKAERVKSELMGREEITGLAHATWRAAKRMILESAEDPNSTLRRKVAENVRNLGERLSADEGMRAKVDGWLERGVRYLVLNYGDEFATLVSDTVARWDADEASRKIELAAGRDLQFIRINGTVVGSLAGLAIYAVSNLLFHG